The Meriones unguiculatus strain TT.TT164.6M chromosome 14, Bangor_MerUng_6.1, whole genome shotgun sequence sequence ATGGGCTTATGGGTGGGAAGTACCCAGACTAGCATAATTTAATTAGAGTAAGTGAATATCTGTCCACTTATAGTGcttaaagcttgttgaataaatctgGTAGGACtctgttttaattattttggaGCAAGGGCAGGTATTAGAAAAGGCCCATACCAAAAGCATAATTCAACAAGTTTTCATGCTCGTTAtatttcctcacagcaatagaaaccctgagacACTACCATAACATTCATGTACTGCAGCACTCTGAAATCAAGCCCaagatgaaatgttttcttttataagttgccataatcatttttttttcaatcagtaGAAGCCAAATCAAGATAGGTTTATATATAAGTCACATGCAGTGACCATCAGATGGAATCAGTTTACTATATAACTCTCTGGATGAACAGATTTTCACTCTCTACATTTCTGGCTTCAGATAACATTCTCATTTTCAGCTTCAGCTATCCTTTCTTCACACATTTTCCAACACAGGCTTAATTTCTCCTGTCTCTAGTATTTTTATCATTTAAGGTGAAAGACCTTCAAGTACCAAGTGTGAAGTGCCTGCAGCACCAGAACCCCCTCTTCTCTGCAGAAGCCAGCCTCCATTGCCCCGTTCTGAAAATTGTggctctgtttctgtttctgcttaGCAGCATCTCTAGTGACTGCTTCTTCCTCATTCTGCAATTCTTGGGAACAGATTTTTTCATTCTACATCTGGCTTGCATCTCCTTCTTGGAATGCCTGCTTATCAGCAAGGGCTCTCACTGTCATTTTCTCTTGTCATTATTCATTGCTGACAGTTCAGCTATGCACAGGTCGTCTGGCCGTAGAGTTTTGTTTCATCAGcattttaaataacatttcttCCTGGTCTGATTGCTGTCAGCAAAATGTATTCACATAGTTGGTAACCTGTCTTTGATTTCTgggttatttaaaatattttaattaatgtagACCCTCTGCAACTCTAGTactatgggattttttttttttttttttacttggtgTCCAATCCTTAGAAAATTAAGCTCTCTTCAACAATCATCTATGACATCAAGACATGACTACATACAGAAACTGTCTTGGGTTTTCAGAGGTCAGTAGAGAGAAGAGCTTCCATGTATAGACTGTATATGGAACAGCCTTTGGGAAGAGATAATAGGCTGGCCTACAAGGGCTAAAAGAAGCATCCCCAAAACCTGAGAAGCCCATTTTATGGTTGAGGCCACAGGGCCAGACAAGCAACCTGAGCTACTCCACTTCATTAAAGATAAACAGAATTGTAGGCTTCTTGGGCTGTGGTGTCAGTGTTGTGTGTCTACAACCTCAGCATCTAGCAAGATAAGAAATTGGAATGTTGTatgcaaaggagagagagacttATGACCTTAGGGCTCATTATTGACAGAAGACCTCAGGAGAAGCAAGCTAGGAAACACACCCAAGAGTACTCATTAACTCACTATTTTCTAGACAAACATTTCCATTTCAGATGGGATATGAGTCCCTCTGAAGATATTCATAGGATAAAGGAGAAGAGAGGCCATGGGGTCAGAAGACAAAGCAGCTTTCTCCTAGACAAGGCCCTGCTTACTCTCACCCTTAGGGACATTTAGATGGAGAACATTAGGAGCTTTTGagcatcttcttgaatttctacTTCCTTCTTGAGGAGCTCCATCCATGCAACTGTCCAAAGCAAGTTGTTTCTACAAATTCTCAAGTGTGAGAACAGGAAAGCCATTTCCTTGCTCCATAGAATACTACCTAATGTTTGTTAACTGCCTGACTGCTCCCACCACCATCTTCAGAGTACATCTGTAGATGAGAAGGAATGAAACAGCAGTGACATTGGGAGGACACTTAACATGCTTTGCCAGTTTAGCAAAgtttaatccaattaaaaacttctaggaaaaaaaaaaccctctgtcttctccctttCTAATACAACATCTTCAGTCATTAAGAAGCCCCAAAGGAAGCTGGAGCATTAGGTACTTTGGCCTCTAAGCAACTAAGGTAAGGACTTTGTATCTGTTTAAATGAAATGTGTAACCTCCTTTTATGCATTTTGAGCCGAAATCAGTGTAGagcaaacaaataatttaaatgacTATTTTCAATCAGGTTCCTTAGTACTTTGAATCCATGACCCTTTCAGTCTCTCTGTTTTTGACATTTTGACAACTAAGAGCATTGCCTGGGCCTATGTACCTGCTACCTTGCTGGGATCTCAGTACCTACCTTTTAGACTCTGTAGATGTCACTGGCTTCCGATAGTACCTATCAGACAGATGATGAGTGCCCACAAACTACCGATTGAACTGATGATACCTCTTCcacattttcatgtgttttaaCTGTTAGGGTACTAATGACCCCAGAGAAGGCAGTGGAGACTCACGAAGTGTTAATATACATGACATAGCTCAATAATTTGTACAAGGATGGATGCCTCACTTTCCCATCTTTAGCTTCATGCTGACTTGGCTTCAGTCTCCATTTTGGTGATACATAACACAGCCTTCTGTTAATCTTAGACTCTTCTCCCATTGTCTTCTCCATGGCATTTGGCACCATGCACCAATATCAGCTTAGGAGAAAGAAagctcttcctctgcagccttgtGCCCCTTCTATCCAGTGCAATAGTCTGTACTTGTAGAAGGGAGAGCAAACATCAGGGCCAGTGGTTGTACTGAGGTAGGATTACTGGGGCTAATTACAATACAGACTAcctgttctttagttctttttcatCATTTCTTCCAGACACAAGCAGAGTCATTGTTTTaagctttgtttctgtttctttccaggcACACATTTTATATCAGTCTGTTTAAAACTGGTATGTTCCCATTAATTCTAAAGTTTTAACTCTAAAATCAACACTTTCTCAAATACACTACTGCCTTGTATCAGACATAATCCTCCCCAGGATCCTAGTGAGTATAGGGATGGGCAACAGAGCTAACTAATTTGAAAATTATGTGCTATTTCAACAGGATTTGCTTCAGATAAATGTGGACTCATGAAATGTAGAAAATGAACTAGACAGTTTGGTATATTTCTAAaattccagcatttgagaggGTAAGTCAAGAACTTCCATGCTGCTCAGAAAGACCTTGTCAAATATGTACAAAGCAATAGGAGCAAAGAAATATGAACAAAGTGGAAACACCAAAAGTAATTTGTTTAAATAATGCCTCTGTACCAATTGGAAATTCAAACTTGAATAATGTCTATGCAGAAAGCTTACCATTAGTAAAACATTAAATGAAATGAATAGCAGAGTATTgcgttttaaaatttatttttaatttatatatttactttacatcatgaccatagcccctctctcctctgcacctgtccctcctcccaccttcttCACCCTATCTGTCCTCCCTACCCTTGACTTCAAAAAAGGGGAGATGCCCCCCCACCAGCAGAGTATTGTTTTACTCTTAACAGAGGAATAGTTAATCTTTCTTAAATTATACTTCCGGGAGGTGAGTGTCATGAGAAATATTTACATGAAATGACCTACTAATGTTCAGCTGTTAGTGATTATTAGCCTATGCTCACAGTAGATACGTCTACTATCAAGGTAGAATGGAAACCTAGAAATTTGGAAATTGAGAAGCAAGCTTATTTACCTGTGGGAAAGACTTTCATATTATTGAAGTCATTGCTGGTTTCTTATATTACAAAACTAGTATTCATATTAGCAAAACTTCAGTGAACCATCTGTTCCTAGGAAGATAAGGAAGCTTCACAGAATGACACTCTGGAACTCCACCTTGGGAAGCGGCTTCATCTTGGTGGGGATTCTGGATGACAGTGGTTTTCCTGAACTGCTCTGTGCCACATTCACCGCCCTGTACATGCTGGCTATGACCAGCAATGGACTGCTGCTCCTGGTCATCACCATGGATGCCCGTCTTCATGTTCCCATGTACTTTCTGCTCTGGCAGCTCTCTCTCATGGACCTCCTGCTCACATCAGTTATCACTCCCAAGGCTGTTGTAGATTTTCTGATTAAAGACAACACTATCTCCTTTGGGGGCTGTGCCCTGCAGATGTTCCTGGAACTGACACTGGGAGGGGCAGAGGACCTTCTTCTAGCCTTTATGGCCTATGACAGGTATGTGGCCATTTGTCATCCCCTGAACTATATGATCTTCATGAGGCCTAGGATCTGCTGGCTTGGGGTGGCCATATCATGGACCATGGCATCTCTGAGTGCAGTAGGATACACCATTTACACCATGCAATATCCTTTCTGCAAATCTAGGAAGATCAGACACCTGTTCTGTGAGATCCCGCCCTTGCTGAAGCTGGCCTGTGCAGACACCTCCACATATGAGCTCATGGTTTATGTGATGGGTGtgaccttccttcttccccctcttgcTGCTATTCTTTCTTCCTATGCACTAATTCTTTTCACTGTAGTCCACATGTCCTCACGTGAGGGCAGGAAGAAAGCCCTGGTCACCTGCTCTTCACACCTGACTGTGGTTGGGATGTGGTATGGGGGTGCTTCCTTCATGTATGTCCTGCCTAGCTCCTTCCATACCCCCAAGCATGACAATATCTTCTCTGTTTTCTATACAATCATCACCCCAGCCCTGAACCCCCTCATCTACAGCCTGAGGAATAAGGAGGTGACTGGGGCTCTCAGGAGAGTCCTGGGAGGATGCCTTTTGCCCGCATACTAGGTAGTTCTAGTAGCTCCCTTCTAAACTCCGTTTCTCCTCTTGATGGTTCCTGCCATAAATGAAGTTATCTTTATAGaacaaaacactgaaaaacattctttGATTAGGGATTTGGAACTTGACTACTCTGCCATACTCGACTTTGCTCTTCACGAGGTAGGATATGATTACAGTGTTTAAAATTGCTTTTCatagtttttaaaagctaaaCTTTCCCCCACAGTAAATACTTAATTAAGAGGTTCTAAACATATCACCACCTGGAAATGACCCATGAAATTTTAAGTACCAATACCAGAGAAAATACGACAAGTTTTTCAGATACCAGTGAGAGAAGATTCTTCACCTTTGCACAAATTTTTAAGCAAGTAATCTTGGTAAAAGTAATTTTGGTAGTTTTATCTAATGCTCAGTTGGTAGTAGTT is a genomic window containing:
- the LOC110565297 gene encoding olfactory receptor 2AG1-like, producing MTLWNSTLGSGFILVGILDDSGFPELLCATFTALYMLAMTSNGLLLLVITMDARLHVPMYFLLWQLSLMDLLLTSVITPKAVVDFLIKDNTISFGGCALQMFLELTLGGAEDLLLAFMAYDRYVAICHPLNYMIFMRPRICWLGVAISWTMASLSAVGYTIYTMQYPFCKSRKIRHLFCEIPPLLKLACADTSTYELMVYVMGVTFLLPPLAAILSSYALILFTVVHMSSREGRKKALVTCSSHLTVVGMWYGGASFMYVLPSSFHTPKHDNIFSVFYTIITPALNPLIYSLRNKEVTGALRRVLGGCLLPAY